In Lachnospiraceae bacterium, the DNA window TTGGTAGTGGTCAGTTCTTTTAAGCCCATAGGACCTCTGGCATGAAGCTTCTGTGTACTGATGCCGATCTCCGCTCCAAAACCAAATTCCTCTCCGTCTGTAAAACGGGTAGATGCATTTACATATACTGCAGCAGCATCTACTTCATCTAAGAACTTCTGGGCATTAAAATAATCAGATGTGATAATGGACTCAGAATGACCTGTATTGTACTTGTTAATATGTTCTATTGCTTCTTCTACCGAGTCTACAACCTTCAAGGATACGATATAATCCAGATATTCCGTACCCCAGTCTTCTTCTGCAGCAGGGGTGAATTCCGGCACCACTGCCATGGCTGCCTCGTCTGCCCTCACTTCTACATTTTTTTCTGACAGGCGCTTTTTAAGAAGCGGCAGGAACTGATCTGCTATCTTTCTGTGGACGACTAGGGACTCGCAGGCATTGCACACACCGATCCGCTGGGTCTTTGCATTATAGATAATATCTAATGCCATATTAAAATCAGCAGTTTCATCTACAAAGATATGGCAGTTTCCTGTTCCTGTCTCGATCACCGGAACAGTACTGTTTTCCACTACAGAACGGATGAGACCGGCACCTCCTCTTGGAATAAGCACATCCACATATCGGTTTAAACGCATCAGCTCTTTTGTGGTCTCTCTGCTGGTATCTTCGATCAGCTGCAGGGCATCTTCCGGAAGTCCTGCTCTTGTAAGACCTGTGCGAAGCCATTTTGTGATTGCTTTATTGGATTCAATGGCATCGCTGCCTCCTTTTAAGATCACTGCATTTCCTGATTTAAAGCAGAGGCCAAAAGCATCCGCTGTTACATTAGGGCGGGCCTCATAGATCATAGCAATGACTCCTAAAGGAACCCTTTTCTGGCCGATCTTTAAGCCATTTGGACGCAGCTTCATGGAGATCACCTCTCCTACCGGATCATCTAAGGCAGCTACTTTTAAAAGGCCATCTGCCATGGACTGGATCCGGCCCGGATTTAAAGCAAGGCGGTCTAACAGGCCCTTGCTCATGCCGCAGTTTTCTGCTTTTTCATAATCTGCCTGATTTGCAGCCAGGATTTCTTCCTCTCCCTCTAAAAGGGCTCTTGCAGCTTCTTCCAATCCTATATTTTTTTCTCTTGAACCTAAGTTATTTAATGTTCTGGAAACAGCTTTTGCTCGGCTTCCGATTTCTTCCAGTGTCATAACCATCTCTCCTTCTGGCTATATCTATACCTCTTTAATACCACCGTATTTCTTTCCCAGGTCTGTAATAGAGCCGTCCTTCTCTTTAATAGAAATATTATTTAAGTTGCTTCTTAAATTAGAACGGATAGCAGCCAGGTATTCTTTTCTTAAAGCTGCCTGCTCGGTTTTTTCCTCATCTGTAAGACCTACAGACTGGGATTTATGATAAAGTTCGTTGATCCTGTCGATTTTTGATGAATCCATACTATCACTCCTCGTATAATA includes these proteins:
- a CDS encoding glutamate-5-semialdehyde dehydrogenase → MTLEEIGSRAKAVSRTLNNLGSREKNIGLEEAARALLEGEEEILAANQADYEKAENCGMSKGLLDRLALNPGRIQSMADGLLKVAALDDPVGEVISMKLRPNGLKIGQKRVPLGVIAMIYEARPNVTADAFGLCFKSGNAVILKGGSDAIESNKAITKWLRTGLTRAGLPEDALQLIEDTSRETTKELMRLNRYVDVLIPRGGAGLIRSVVENSTVPVIETGTGNCHIFVDETADFNMALDIIYNAKTQRIGVCNACESLVVHRKIADQFLPLLKKRLSEKNVEVRADEAAMAVVPEFTPAAEEDWGTEYLDYIVSLKVVDSVEEAIEHINKYNTGHSESIITSDYFNAQKFLDEVDAAAVYVNASTRFTDGEEFGFGAEIGISTQKLHARGPMGLKELTTTKYIIYGDGQIR
- a CDS encoding DUF896 domain-containing protein, whose amino-acid sequence is MDSSKIDRINELYHKSQSVGLTDEEKTEQAALRKEYLAAIRSNLRSNLNNISIKEKDGSITDLGKKYGGIKEV